One part of the Candidatus Mancarchaeum acidiphilum genome encodes these proteins:
- a CDS encoding cytochrome b N-terminal domain-containing protein has product MPIAESDSSESESGSSIKSEIKSLLKFFYINEVPSYGNNFFFTLGVYLLELFAILAVTGIIMLIFGPYWWDLTTVGAFVRSIHLWAAEAFVTIMFLHLFVQFSTSAYKQKKLVWMIGVVLLLLVLLEYAFGIGLEGGFVSQWNDKAGADLWDGLGLGYWINPLNNGALLGWHVAIVPILLIFLIFTHFMLVKNKGLNKPYKKGIPYTMVPADHKSMYKRMVYIFAIVLVFAILLRSPYVPPLTIQSVAQSNPNIMAITLLSELNQSSHTATYLDTIDPYTFNTSTVYVVSPYDTYINSSYNARNYMAEYLSESPKERSISFSEANSFFSKNWSMQDASQSSDPLIVSIAELVKMAQAGTYQEILQSEETSGLNYTYVIRFLSDTREFQSTASAYGLRTVQWGMLKAGGMWWQVGSYWMAPYDYMEIITSGLPWWNDLENGIVATVALILLLFLPYLPYLRDIPDKLRLYKIFWNRFTIPEMKKIKKKK; this is encoded by the coding sequence ATGCCAATTGCAGAATCTGATAGCAGTGAATCTGAAAGTGGCAGCTCGATAAAGTCGGAGATAAAATCCCTTTTGAAGTTTTTCTATATAAATGAGGTTCCATCTTATGGAAACAATTTCTTCTTTACATTAGGCGTTTATTTATTGGAACTCTTCGCCATACTTGCAGTTACTGGAATAATAATGCTTATATTTGGACCTTACTGGTGGGACCTTACAACAGTAGGTGCATTTGTAAGGAGCATACATCTTTGGGCGGCAGAGGCATTTGTTACTATTATGTTCTTGCATTTATTTGTGCAGTTCTCAACTTCTGCTTACAAGCAAAAAAAGCTCGTATGGATGATAGGAGTAGTTTTATTGCTGCTTGTTTTATTGGAATATGCTTTTGGAATAGGTCTGGAAGGCGGCTTTGTATCCCAGTGGAATGATAAGGCAGGGGCGGACTTATGGGATGGATTAGGCTTGGGTTATTGGATTAACCCCCTTAATAATGGCGCACTGCTTGGATGGCATGTCGCAATAGTCCCTATATTGCTCATATTCCTTATCTTTACCCATTTTATGCTTGTCAAGAACAAAGGATTGAACAAGCCTTATAAGAAAGGGATACCTTATACAATGGTTCCTGCGGACCACAAGTCAATGTACAAGCGCATGGTTTATATATTTGCGATTGTGCTTGTTTTTGCAATACTCCTGCGCTCTCCTTATGTGCCGCCTTTGACTATACAAAGCGTTGCGCAATCAAATCCGAATATAATGGCGATAACACTGCTAAGCGAGTTGAATCAAAGCTCACATACAGCGACATACCTTGATACCATAGATCCATATACGTTCAACACTTCAACAGTATATGTTGTATCTCCATATGACACATACATCAATTCTTCTTATAATGCAAGAAATTATATGGCGGAATATTTGTCTGAAAGCCCAAAGGAACGCAGCATAAGCTTTTCGGAAGCCAATTCTTTCTTCAGCAAAAATTGGTCAATGCAGGATGCATCACAGTCTTCTGATCCATTAATAGTATCTATAGCAGAATTGGTGAAGATGGCCCAAGCGGGCACTTACCAGGAGATCCTTCAGAGCGAGGAGACAAGCGGCTTAAATTATACTTATGTTATAAGATTTCTATCTGACACCAGAGAGTTTCAGAGCACTGCAAGCGCTTATGGGTTGAGGACCGTCCAATGGGGCATGCTCAAAGCAGGTGGAATGTGGTGGCAGGTTGGGAGCTATTGGATGGCGCCATACGATTACATGGAGATAATTACATCAGGACTGCCATGGTGGAATGACCTTGAAAATGGGATAGTTGCGACAGTGGCCTTAATACTGCTTTTATTCCTTCCGTATTTGCCTTATCTTAGGGACATACCAGACAAGCTCAGACTTTATAAAATCTTCTGGAACAGGTTCACGATACCTGAAATGAAGAAAATCAAGAAAAAGAAATGA
- the rsmA gene encoding 16S rRNA (adenine(1518)-N(6)/adenine(1519)-N(6))-dimethyltransferase RsmA, with the protein MNLPHIKKSLGQNFLNNRNIAAIESEYGRNRNVIEIGPGRGILTEELCKRAKSVLAVEKDSSLYEELLSSLAYEPNLTLLNMDFFEFDIDASKYEIIISNIPYNLSSKTLKWLADNHKEALLCVQKEFAERLTAKPGERNYSKLSVFAQLNFSVYKIMKVKRGSFYPVPKVDSEIIYLKPVKNKVSASEYRILDLIMEHKKKILKNAILDSQKNLGLTQERIAQVMRILNEDNNLKGIDLSKTKVFKINPEALLKISQFINQYLEL; encoded by the coding sequence TTGAACCTTCCCCATATTAAAAAATCACTAGGCCAAAATTTCCTGAATAACCGTAATATAGCTGCTATTGAATCTGAATATGGCAGAAACAGGAATGTGATAGAGATTGGTCCAGGCAGGGGGATATTGACAGAGGAGCTTTGCAAAAGGGCAAAATCCGTACTTGCGGTTGAAAAGGATTCTTCGTTGTATGAGGAATTGCTGAGCTCTCTCGCATATGAGCCTAACTTGACTTTATTAAATATGGATTTCTTTGAATTTGACATTGATGCGAGCAAATACGAAATTATAATATCAAACATACCCTACAATCTGTCAAGTAAAACATTGAAGTGGCTTGCGGATAACCACAAGGAAGCCCTGTTGTGCGTGCAGAAAGAATTTGCGGAAAGGCTTACCGCAAAGCCAGGGGAAAGGAATTATTCTAAATTGAGTGTATTCGCACAGCTGAATTTTTCAGTATACAAGATAATGAAAGTCAAAAGGGGCTCGTTTTATCCTGTCCCAAAGGTGGATTCTGAAATAATTTATTTAAAGCCTGTAAAAAATAAGGTCTCTGCATCTGAATACAGGATATTGGACCTTATAATGGAGCACAAGAAAAAGATCCTGAAGAACGCTATTTTGGATTCTCAAAAAAACTTGGGATTGACACAAGAAAGGATAGCGCAGGTAATGAGAATCTTGAATGAAGACAATAACCTTAAAGGGATTGATCTTTCAAAAACTAAAGTGTTCAAGATAAATCCTGAAGCACTGCTTAAGATCTCCCAATTTATAAATCAATATTTAGAGCTATAA
- the dnaG gene encoding DNA primase DnaG, with amino-acid sequence MAKSYIDIVKYVIEAKFDIDGTVEKPDIIGAIFGQTEGLLGEDLDLRDLQKNGKIGRIEIESSSNSGKTSGTLVLPSSLDRVETCILGAAIESVDRVGPYETNFKVLKIEDTRNEKRAHVINRAKDLLKSLMENVIPDSKEISDMVESEVKSSTVINYGPENLPAGPDIDKSSSIIIVEGRADVVNLLRSDIANAIAVGGATTDIPKSLIKLATEKEVTVFTDGDHGGTMIVKNIASVADIDYVARAPDGKEVEELTRKEIIKALRSKMPMEQAAVVYKISLPESNHNSESRGNNKESANNNYNKDRPRFKNNHNYPQYSKPAEPQEQKKQLRGPEPPVDAEEDKIHVETSREPKVENKEPEAVPAKKEVEENQRPAPERQQSIKKQAAKEELKEKPAELVEKVKLKPEESMIASLSELKNTLRGRIYGSDKKLIAEVPIRELIQSIQDIDNIESIVFDGIITQRLVDLANKKSVKSIYGVRSSQIARKYGSMLLYTSDDV; translated from the coding sequence ATGGCAAAGTCGTATATAGACATTGTAAAGTATGTAATAGAAGCAAAATTTGATATAGATGGGACAGTAGAAAAGCCTGATATAATAGGCGCTATTTTTGGGCAAACCGAAGGTTTGCTTGGAGAAGACCTTGATCTAAGGGATTTGCAGAAGAACGGCAAGATCGGAAGGATAGAAATAGAGAGTTCATCCAATTCCGGGAAAACATCCGGTACGCTTGTACTCCCTTCCTCATTGGACAGGGTAGAAACATGTATATTAGGAGCCGCAATAGAATCTGTTGATCGGGTAGGCCCATACGAAACAAATTTCAAGGTGCTAAAGATAGAGGACACAAGGAATGAGAAGAGAGCCCATGTAATAAACCGTGCAAAGGATCTTCTAAAATCTCTCATGGAAAACGTCATACCAGATAGCAAAGAGATAAGCGATATGGTCGAGTCTGAAGTAAAGTCCAGCACAGTAATAAATTATGGCCCCGAGAATCTGCCTGCTGGCCCTGATATAGACAAAAGTTCAAGCATAATAATAGTGGAGGGGAGAGCTGATGTGGTTAATTTGCTGCGTAGCGACATAGCAAATGCAATCGCAGTGGGAGGAGCTACTACGGACATACCAAAGAGCCTGATAAAACTAGCTACCGAAAAAGAGGTTACTGTATTCACTGACGGAGATCATGGCGGTACCATGATAGTCAAGAATATAGCAAGCGTAGCTGATATCGATTATGTAGCAAGGGCACCGGATGGCAAGGAGGTAGAAGAGCTCACAAGAAAAGAGATAATAAAAGCCCTAAGATCAAAGATGCCTATGGAGCAGGCAGCAGTTGTATACAAAATCAGCCTGCCTGAGAGCAACCATAACTCTGAGAGCAGGGGAAATAATAAGGAAAGTGCAAACAACAACTATAATAAGGACAGGCCAAGGTTCAAGAACAACCATAACTATCCACAGTATTCAAAGCCAGCAGAACCACAGGAACAAAAGAAGCAGTTGAGAGGACCAGAGCCACCAGTAGACGCAGAAGAAGATAAGATCCATGTAGAAACAAGCAGGGAACCCAAGGTCGAGAACAAAGAGCCTGAAGCAGTCCCTGCCAAAAAAGAAGTGGAAGAAAATCAGAGGCCTGCACCGGAAAGGCAGCAATCTATCAAGAAACAAGCAGCAAAGGAGGAGCTTAAGGAAAAGCCAGCAGAACTGGTAGAGAAAGTTAAGTTAAAGCCCGAGGAAAGCATGATAGCTTCCTTGTCAGAACTTAAAAACACCCTTAGAGGAAGAATTTATGGCTCTGACAAAAAGCTAATAGCCGAAGTTCCTATCCGTGAGCTTATCCAGTCAATACAGGATATAGACAATATCGAATCCATAGTGTTTGACGGAATAATAACACAGAGGCTCGTTGATCTGGCAAACAAAAAGAGTGTAAAATCAATATATGGGGTAAGATCAAGCCAGATAGCACGCAAATACGGGTCAATGCTCCTTTACACTTCAGATGATGTCTGA
- a CDS encoding PadR family transcriptional regulator: MGEKETKKYKYREFHNILLKLFILKKIDQDKKAYPYDIIKKIKKSPLLSNLTEEGSIKNDVYNIISVLEKAGYIESEAIKSDGKIKKYYHITPDGKKALNVIKKDFHKLVKTVTSLIK; this comes from the coding sequence ATGGGGGAAAAAGAAACCAAAAAATACAAATACCGTGAATTCCACAACATACTGCTAAAGCTGTTCATCTTGAAAAAAATTGACCAAGACAAAAAGGCTTACCCTTACGATATAATAAAAAAGATAAAGAAATCTCCACTTTTGTCGAATTTAACCGAAGAGGGTTCCATCAAAAATGATGTATACAACATAATATCAGTATTGGAAAAAGCAGGTTATATAGAATCGGAAGCAATAAAGAGCGATGGCAAGATAAAGAAATATTACCACATAACTCCCGATGGCAAAAAAGCCTTAAATGTGATAAAAAAAGATTTCCATAAGCTTGTAAAAACAGTCACAAGCCTTATAAAATAA
- a CDS encoding ABC transporter ATP-binding protein: MVKNALEIKNLVEKFGDFTAVRDISFNVKEGEIFGLLGPNGAGKSTTLNLILTLLTPTSGSINLYGIDIHKEVHRAKKMIGFMTQETVVEQDLTPRQNLEIFGELYHIENIKDKIAESLKDAELTDFADYKAGSMSGGMQRRLALVRSMIQDPKIIILDEPTTGLDVQNRTALWEKIRSLNKKGITVLLTTQYLEEADALCDRIAIIDKGEIKAIGTASELKASVSSGDIVEIVTQSDATGKVASVLEDFGLSPVVKIDIVTAAIEKGEIAKFSDITKELIKENIPILGISMHLPTLDDVFIKLTGTGLRDKAEGKPQIQMRSKK; this comes from the coding sequence ATGGTAAAAAATGCGCTAGAAATTAAAAACTTAGTTGAGAAGTTCGGAGATTTTACCGCTGTCCGAGATATATCATTCAACGTGAAGGAGGGAGAGATATTTGGGCTTTTGGGGCCTAACGGTGCTGGAAAAAGCACAACTCTAAACCTGATACTGACATTGCTTACTCCAACTTCAGGCTCGATAAATCTTTATGGAATAGATATACACAAGGAGGTTCACAGGGCAAAGAAGATGATAGGCTTCATGACACAGGAGACAGTAGTGGAGCAGGATCTGACACCCCGCCAGAACCTTGAGATATTTGGAGAACTATACCACATAGAAAACATAAAAGATAAAATAGCAGAAAGCTTAAAAGATGCAGAACTGACGGATTTTGCAGATTACAAAGCAGGCTCAATGTCGGGTGGAATGCAGAGAAGGCTTGCACTGGTAAGATCGATGATACAAGATCCAAAGATAATAATTTTGGACGAGCCAACTACAGGACTGGATGTCCAGAACAGGACAGCATTATGGGAAAAGATACGTAGCCTGAATAAGAAAGGCATCACAGTGCTGCTTACAACACAGTACCTTGAGGAAGCCGATGCTCTATGCGACAGGATAGCAATAATAGACAAAGGAGAAATAAAAGCAATAGGCACAGCATCCGAGCTTAAAGCATCTGTCAGCTCGGGGGACATAGTAGAGATAGTAACGCAATCGGATGCTACAGGCAAAGTTGCTTCAGTGCTGGAAGATTTTGGGCTGTCTCCCGTAGTCAAAATAGATATAGTAACAGCAGCAATCGAAAAAGGAGAGATAGCGAAATTCTCCGATATAACAAAAGAGCTGATAAAGGAGAATATACCGATATTGGGGATAAGCATGCACCTCCCAACACTTGATGACGTATTCATAAAGCTTACCGGAACCGGATTAAGGGATAAGGCGGAGGGGAAGCCACAAATTCAAATGAGGTCCAAAAAATGA
- a CDS encoding ABC transporter permease, with product MSIVSDSLIIYKREMLIFKSKLRTNLIRSLIFPLVLILMLGNLGANSDIITNIGVVNYASNPSAYNFVQSLQSNNDLNVEMLTTQQAALSALKAGQITDVVVISPSFPSLNTQNPGIYIYYANNFADLGNSVNIIESLAEQYESNIGKPIEYSSTSSPDQVVSDPAYAADASYRTFLVGGVIVMVAVFGSMFGGGMSIITDRQLGNLKSFLITPINKLSIILGKIMSGTTQALIYGVIAILIGLLDGATVAMGIAGVAIILVLIALTAVAFSAITIILASRISKIEVYSIIANAITLPLWFISGAFFPTSSLPSWLYPLSVIDPLTYSASGIRYIMMYGYYPINSAILDFSVLIAFSVVVLLLSFKLFSTTIGK from the coding sequence ATGAGTATCGTAAGCGATTCTTTAATTATATACAAAAGGGAAATGCTGATATTCAAAAGCAAGCTTAGGACAAACCTAATTAGGTCGCTGATATTCCCATTAGTGCTTATATTGATGCTTGGCAACCTCGGGGCAAATTCCGATATAATAACAAACATAGGTGTAGTAAACTATGCCTCAAATCCATCAGCTTATAACTTTGTACAGTCACTACAATCAAACAATGACCTAAACGTTGAAATGCTTACGACACAGCAAGCTGCATTATCCGCATTGAAGGCGGGCCAAATTACAGATGTTGTGGTAATATCCCCAAGTTTCCCAAGCTTAAACACGCAAAATCCTGGAATATACATATATTATGCAAACAATTTTGCCGACCTTGGAAATTCAGTTAATATAATAGAGTCATTGGCAGAGCAGTACGAATCGAATATAGGAAAGCCTATAGAGTACTCGTCAACTTCCTCTCCTGATCAGGTGGTTTCAGACCCAGCATATGCCGCGGATGCCAGTTACAGGACATTCCTGGTTGGCGGTGTAATAGTAATGGTCGCCGTTTTTGGATCCATGTTCGGTGGAGGTATGTCAATTATAACCGATAGGCAGTTAGGCAACTTAAAGTCATTCCTGATAACTCCAATAAATAAACTGTCAATCATATTAGGGAAGATAATGTCCGGAACAACCCAAGCATTGATATATGGAGTAATAGCTATTTTGATAGGGCTGCTTGATGGTGCTACCGTAGCCATGGGCATAGCAGGCGTTGCAATAATACTAGTGCTTATCGCATTGACTGCGGTAGCATTTTCTGCGATAACGATAATACTTGCATCAAGAATCTCAAAGATCGAGGTATATTCGATAATTGCAAATGCAATAACATTACCTCTTTGGTTCATATCTGGAGCATTTTTCCCCACATCCTCATTGCCCTCGTGGCTATACCCTCTCAGCGTAATAGATCCATTGACATATTCCGCAAGTGGTATAAGGTATATCATGATGTACGGATATTACCCAATCAATTCTGCGATATTAGATTTTTCAGTTCTGATAGCATTCTCGGTGGTAGTGCTATTATTGAGCTTTAAGCTGTTCAGCACCACTATAGGAAAATGA
- a CDS encoding COG1361 S-layer family protein: MYKISLISLCIIVLGLAGISSAQGLSQVSGALSITNLQISPSPLVAGENATISFNLYNSYSHSLYDINLQLLSQNPMLNFSPVYSNIIYNIGEGTDNDGVFYFTFRVPKNIPAGEYEIDAVATYRSKFAETPTFTTSEPGESEMPIYIYIYGKPVLSASIQQANPIVPESDANLEIDLTNLGNGVADNVTVILHNSTYLKFIGQSKFSISDLPNSQSTDLSAQAYVSRGITSGVQDINATLVYENMFGNKTVENETLPINVLINSPEISVSTSSSVPETLYSGGNQTITLLISNSGLGTAKNLTLSLLPNQNITYGSMDKFFIPTLEPGSSNTEPIYIKLGREFEGNSTKLPIELTYSNANLKNSTSRNFSINISVQKSAIINIENLSDTLLPGATDVPVTLQIKNTGNEEAQEMTLSFESVYPITPVDSNSYVNALQPGQSVNVTFYVNVDSKATAGSYPITIYEEWLQPNGGPTQEFSGTNNYYVEVYSSSKKSSADSFINYIYALIIIIVVIYIIFRILKRSSSKGKK; the protein is encoded by the coding sequence ATGTATAAAATAAGCTTGATTTCATTATGCATAATAGTTCTAGGTTTGGCGGGCATTTCATCAGCCCAAGGGTTATCGCAGGTAAGCGGTGCATTATCAATAACAAATCTACAAATATCTCCATCTCCTTTAGTGGCCGGAGAGAATGCAACCATCTCGTTCAACCTATATAATTCCTATTCGCATTCATTATATGACATCAACCTGCAGCTACTCTCTCAGAACCCTATGCTTAATTTCTCTCCTGTGTATAGCAATATAATATACAATATAGGAGAGGGCACAGATAATGACGGCGTTTTTTACTTCACATTTAGAGTCCCAAAGAATATACCTGCGGGAGAATATGAAATAGACGCAGTTGCTACATATAGGTCAAAATTTGCAGAAACACCGACATTCACAACATCAGAGCCAGGTGAATCCGAAATGCCTATCTATATATACATATACGGAAAGCCTGTTTTAAGCGCCAGCATACAGCAGGCCAATCCAATTGTTCCAGAATCCGATGCCAATCTGGAAATTGACCTTACCAATCTTGGGAATGGGGTAGCTGACAATGTAACAGTAATACTGCATAATTCTACTTATTTGAAATTTATAGGGCAAAGCAAATTCAGCATATCCGATCTGCCAAATTCACAATCTACAGATTTATCTGCACAGGCTTATGTATCGAGAGGGATAACCTCTGGGGTACAGGATATAAATGCCACACTAGTATATGAGAACATGTTTGGGAACAAAACTGTGGAAAATGAGACACTGCCAATAAATGTGCTTATCAACAGCCCTGAAATATCTGTAAGCACAAGCTCATCTGTTCCAGAAACGTTATACTCCGGAGGAAACCAGACTATAACCCTGCTGATAAGCAACTCTGGATTAGGCACTGCTAAAAATCTGACATTGTCATTGCTCCCAAACCAGAATATAACTTATGGAAGCATGGACAAGTTCTTCATTCCAACACTTGAGCCTGGAAGCTCTAACACAGAGCCAATATACATAAAGTTGGGAAGGGAATTTGAAGGAAACAGCACAAAATTGCCTATAGAGTTGACTTATTCAAATGCGAATCTGAAAAACTCAACATCAAGAAACTTTAGTATAAATATATCCGTGCAGAAATCTGCAATAATCAATATAGAGAACTTGAGCGATACCCTATTGCCAGGAGCTACAGATGTTCCTGTAACACTGCAGATAAAAAACACCGGAAACGAAGAGGCACAGGAGATGACCCTGAGTTTTGAATCAGTATATCCAATAACCCCGGTAGACTCAAATTCCTATGTAAATGCCTTGCAGCCAGGGCAATCTGTCAACGTGACATTCTATGTTAATGTCGATTCAAAGGCAACTGCAGGATCATACCCCATAACAATATACGAGGAATGGTTGCAGCCCAATGGAGGACCAACCCAAGAATTCTCAGGAACAAACAACTATTATGTGGAGGTATATAGTTCAAGTAAAAAAAGTTCAGCTGATAGTTTTATAAACTACATATACGCTTTAATAATCATAATAGTAGTAATTTACATAATATTCAGAATACTAAAGAGATCTAGCAGTAAAGGTAAAAAATAA
- the albA gene encoding DNA-binding protein Alba, translated as MNVANDETRTEEEGRKTNETNIVYIGKKPTMNYVLAVVTQFNNGMNEVSIKARGNSISKAVDVKEIVINKFLTDVKQKDISTASEELTNEDGSKSKVSSINITLMK; from the coding sequence ATGAACGTAGCAAACGATGAAACAAGAACTGAAGAAGAAGGCAGAAAAACAAATGAAACAAATATTGTCTATATAGGAAAGAAGCCTACAATGAACTATGTATTAGCGGTAGTTACGCAGTTCAACAATGGCATGAATGAGGTTTCTATAAAAGCAAGAGGGAATTCAATATCAAAAGCTGTTGATGTAAAAGAGATAGTCATAAACAAGTTCCTGACAGATGTAAAGCAGAAAGATATCTCTACTGCATCCGAAGAGCTGACAAATGAAGATGGCAGCAAATCTAAAGTGAGCTCCATAAACATAACTCTTATGAAATAA
- the aspS gene encoding aspartate--tRNA(Asn) ligase, with amino-acid sequence MIRSNYVSEITQEMDNQKVTLAGWVHEVRKLKNVTFLLLRDITGIIQVTGKAGTCDKNIIESMDIPKESVISVEGIVKINPEAKIGFEIIPTKITNLNPISKVIPFETTGKVPAELDTRLDYRYIDLRRLQTEAIFKIESTILNSFRNFLYNKGFNEIRTSSIVAEATEGGADLFPLQYFEEKAYLAQSPQLYKQMAVIGGLDKVFMIMPVYRAEKSNDLYHLNEITQMDVEIGFSDYNDAEKLLKDTLEFIISEVVRRNDSDLKVLGIELKVPETKVIEYAEVVKKLKEKGESIEFGDDFSREHEKAIEKYFGESVLVTEFPTKVRAFYSMPNENNKELSHSYDLIYKGMEISSGAQRIHIADMLVDAIKERGMDPNNFKSYVDAFRCGAPPHAGWSIGLERLAMQITGMKNIRECAMFPRDRKRISP; translated from the coding sequence TTGATTCGATCTAATTATGTATCTGAGATAACGCAGGAGATGGATAACCAAAAGGTAACTTTAGCAGGATGGGTACATGAAGTCAGAAAGTTGAAAAATGTAACATTCCTACTTCTCCGTGATATCACCGGCATCATACAGGTTACAGGAAAAGCAGGCACTTGCGATAAAAATATAATCGAGTCAATGGATATACCAAAAGAAAGTGTAATATCAGTAGAAGGGATTGTCAAGATCAATCCAGAAGCAAAGATTGGGTTTGAGATAATACCAACAAAGATAACCAACTTAAATCCAATAAGCAAGGTCATACCATTTGAAACGACGGGAAAGGTTCCTGCAGAGCTTGATACAAGATTGGACTATAGGTATATAGACCTAAGGCGGCTTCAAACAGAAGCGATCTTTAAAATAGAATCTACCATACTAAACTCTTTCAGAAATTTCCTATATAATAAAGGATTTAATGAGATACGGACATCTTCCATAGTGGCTGAAGCTACAGAGGGAGGTGCGGATTTATTCCCATTGCAGTATTTCGAAGAAAAGGCATATTTGGCCCAATCTCCTCAGCTGTATAAGCAAATGGCAGTTATCGGAGGATTGGATAAGGTATTCATGATAATGCCAGTTTACAGGGCGGAAAAATCAAATGATCTGTATCACCTCAACGAGATAACACAGATGGATGTCGAGATTGGATTTTCGGACTACAATGACGCAGAAAAGCTTCTAAAAGATACCTTGGAGTTCATAATTAGCGAAGTAGTAAGAAGGAATGACAGTGATTTAAAGGTATTAGGCATTGAGCTTAAAGTGCCTGAAACAAAAGTAATAGAGTATGCAGAAGTAGTAAAGAAGCTGAAAGAGAAAGGCGAAAGCATAGAATTTGGCGACGATTTCTCCAGAGAGCACGAAAAAGCGATAGAGAAGTATTTTGGCGAATCCGTTCTGGTGACCGAATTCCCGACTAAAGTAAGGGCCTTCTACTCAATGCCAAACGAGAACAATAAAGAGCTAAGCCATAGCTACGATCTAATATATAAAGGAATGGAGATATCAAGCGGTGCACAGAGGATACATATAGCTGATATGCTTGTGGACGCCATAAAAGAAAGAGGAATGGATCCCAACAACTTCAAATCCTATGTAGACGCATTTAGATGTGGTGCGCCGCCTCACGCCGGATGGAGCATAGGGCTGGAGAGACTGGCAATGCAGATAACGGGAATGAAGAACATAAGGGAATGCGCAATGTTCCCAAGGGACAGGAAAAGGATTTCACCTTAA
- a CDS encoding glycosyltransferase family 2 protein, producing the protein MDYSDTTIILPVKNEPYAKEVLGEVISSLPHSKIIIAYSGNVNDLKKYGSKKPNVIFLKQNGNGKGNACIYAFKSIRTKFVGLIDTDGTYDVKDLRKAINLIRKGGDMIIGRRIASEHGAMPSYIKFGNWVITQTANLIYGMHLKDSQTGLRVIKVSSLKTLNLYEQGFGIESEINIKMHKKGYVTKEIPISYHKRKGGHSNQLKLLDGLKLLAIDFKFMSKDK; encoded by the coding sequence GTGGACTATTCGGATACGACAATTATATTGCCTGTAAAAAACGAACCTTATGCAAAGGAGGTTTTGGGTGAAGTGATAAGCTCTTTGCCCCATTCTAAAATAATAATAGCTTATTCTGGGAATGTTAATGATTTGAAGAAGTATGGCAGTAAGAAACCTAATGTGATATTTTTAAAGCAAAATGGTAATGGGAAAGGTAATGCGTGCATATATGCATTCAAATCTATAAGGACTAAATTTGTAGGGCTTATAGATACAGACGGAACCTATGATGTAAAGGACTTAAGGAAGGCAATCAATCTGATACGTAAAGGAGGAGACATGATTATTGGGAGAAGGATTGCCAGTGAACATGGAGCTATGCCTTCATATATAAAGTTTGGAAATTGGGTTATCACACAGACTGCGAATCTTATTTATGGAATGCACCTTAAGGATTCACAAACTGGGCTTAGAGTGATAAAGGTTTCCTCATTGAAGACACTTAATCTTTATGAACAGGGGTTTGGAATCGAGAGCGAGATAAACATCAAAATGCACAAAAAAGGATATGTCACCAAAGAGATACCTATAAGTTACCATAAAAGGAAAGGGGGGCACTCAAACCAGCTTAAATTACTTGACGGATTAAAACTGCTTGCGATAGACTTTAAATTTATGTCAAAAGATAAATGA
- a CDS encoding YceI family protein yields the protein MELNKLSYPDSKINFTVRHTFSQFNGSFSKFELVMEGNTGDINSLKANLSVDISSLDAGIPMLTKHLITKEEFFNAPKYPNANFVSTKVEKKSEGVLHVKGDMTIKDITKEIHLDVNYKEDESGVVINFNTDLKRSDFGLRTKTFLDRFGIISNTAKVSGVFKFLK from the coding sequence ATGGAGCTGAATAAATTAAGTTATCCCGATTCTAAGATAAATTTTACAGTAAGGCATACATTTTCACAGTTTAATGGCTCTTTCTCAAAATTTGAATTAGTTATGGAGGGCAATACTGGTGATATTAATTCGTTGAAAGCCAATCTGTCTGTTGACATTAGCAGCCTTGATGCTGGTATACCTATGCTTACTAAGCACTTGATAACCAAGGAAGAATTTTTCAACGCCCCAAAGTACCCTAACGCCAACTTTGTATCGACAAAAGTAGAAAAGAAAAGCGAAGGAGTACTTCATGTGAAGGGAGATATGACAATTAAGGATATAACTAAGGAGATACATTTAGATGTCAATTATAAGGAAGATGAATCAGGAGTCGTAATAAATTTCAATACTGATCTCAAGAGAAGTGATTTTGGATTAAGGACAAAAACGTTTTTAGATCGTTTTGGGATTATATCAAATACTGCAAAGGTATCCGGTGTCTTTAAATTCCTTAAATAA